A portion of the Parasteatoda tepidariorum isolate YZ-2023 chromosome 5, CAS_Ptep_4.0, whole genome shotgun sequence genome contains these proteins:
- the LOC107456682 gene encoding uncharacterized protein, translating into MQNKTSRESCSEILSTFLVENSDKDKISAPTESLADSINGEIERKIFGNNIAPYEKKYFALLQRCEILKQNNEKLINRIYYVKKLLRRRKKERKFLIDRLDGYGDDYRSAAESIYSEIICDNTPPSTPQHHTKADPSHVKHEVES; encoded by the exons atgcaaaataaaacttctcGGGAAAGTTGTTCGGAAATACTGAGTACATTTTTG gttgAAAACTCAGATAAAGACAAAATATCAGCACCAACTGAATCATTGGCTGATAGTATTAATGGAgagatagaaagaaaaatatttggaaataacaTAGCTCCTtacgagaaaaaatattttgctctcCTCCAACgatgtgaaattttaaagcaa aaCAATGAAAAGCTTATTAATAGGATATATTATGTAAAGAAACttctaagaagaagaaaaaaagaaagaaa GTTTTTAATTGATCGCTTAGATGGCTATGGAGATGATTACAGAAGTGCTGCGGAATCAATCTACTCAGAA attattTGTGATAATACTCCACCTTCAACTCCACAGCATCATACTAAAGCAGATCCATCTCACGTGAAGCATGAAGTGGAATCTTAa